The following are encoded in a window of Haloarcula laminariae genomic DNA:
- a CDS encoding DUF255 domain-containing protein codes for MDEFVAETKVEWREWGPEAFERAADGDKPLLLSLSVPWSPECRAMDRGVFGEPRIAANINDGFVPVRVDADRNPLVRERYTMGGFPSTVFLTPSGEVISGSTFLGPDGFRGILDSVRESWDAKGAAAGSVPRQLQDEAPPAGELRPRIEEHMVEQLLGSFDDEFGGWGSDVKFPLARTVEFALVRARDQATRTLEAIQTHLLDTYDGGFYRYATGRDWSNPRREKLLDENAALVRAFAHGYRYTGTEAYRDTAMRTVEYLTTDLWTGDAFAGSQAGDDDYYQASPTDREDADAPHVDETVFADRNGLAVDGLLWAHAYTDDERAERHARRAREYVCTQLVDGDGAVIHDDAADSHRGLLIDQAGVLQGLTTSWQVLGEAGPAAAVADWTIEHRQQPSGAFRDGPNTGVGLCGRSLHPLDTTVELADALVDLAALTGEERYRRAARDAVESFAGAAERMGVEVAGYASVAARLRDPQRLVVGTEAGTDLHRAALRLADHETTVVPDPDGDGVARRYEDGTVTAEGETPANLETALTTT; via the coding sequence ATGGACGAATTCGTGGCGGAGACGAAAGTGGAGTGGCGCGAGTGGGGGCCCGAGGCGTTCGAGCGGGCCGCCGACGGCGACAAGCCGCTCTTGCTCTCGCTGTCGGTGCCCTGGAGCCCGGAGTGTCGGGCGATGGACCGGGGCGTCTTCGGCGAGCCACGCATCGCGGCCAACATCAACGACGGGTTCGTGCCGGTCAGAGTCGACGCCGACCGGAACCCGCTGGTCAGGGAACGCTACACGATGGGCGGGTTCCCGTCGACGGTGTTCCTGACGCCGTCGGGCGAGGTCATCAGCGGCTCGACGTTCCTCGGACCCGACGGCTTTCGCGGCATCCTCGACTCCGTGCGGGAGTCGTGGGACGCGAAGGGGGCCGCGGCGGGCTCGGTCCCGCGCCAGCTCCAGGACGAGGCGCCGCCGGCCGGCGAGTTACGCCCGCGCATCGAGGAGCACATGGTCGAACAGCTGTTGGGCTCGTTCGACGACGAGTTCGGCGGCTGGGGGTCGGACGTGAAGTTCCCGCTGGCCCGGACCGTCGAGTTCGCCCTCGTCCGGGCTCGCGACCAGGCCACGCGTACCCTCGAAGCCATCCAGACCCACCTGCTCGACACCTACGACGGCGGCTTCTACCGCTACGCGACGGGGCGGGACTGGTCGAACCCGCGCCGCGAGAAGCTGTTGGACGAGAACGCCGCGCTCGTGCGCGCGTTCGCCCACGGATACCGCTACACCGGCACCGAGGCCTACCGGGACACGGCCATGCGGACCGTGGAGTACCTGACGACCGACCTCTGGACCGGGGACGCCTTCGCGGGCAGCCAGGCCGGCGACGACGACTACTACCAGGCGAGCCCGACCGACCGGGAGGACGCCGACGCCCCGCACGTCGACGAGACGGTCTTCGCAGACCGGAACGGCCTCGCCGTCGACGGCCTGCTGTGGGCCCACGCTTACACGGACGACGAGCGGGCCGAGCGCCACGCCCGACGCGCGCGTGAGTACGTCTGCACACAGCTCGTCGACGGGGACGGCGCGGTGATTCACGACGACGCCGCCGACAGCCACCGCGGGCTGCTCATCGACCAGGCCGGGGTCCTGCAGGGGCTGACGACCAGCTGGCAGGTGCTGGGGGAGGCCGGCCCCGCCGCGGCCGTCGCCGACTGGACTATCGAGCACCGCCAGCAACCGAGCGGCGCGTTCCGCGACGGGCCCAACACCGGTGTCGGCCTCTGTGGCCGGTCGCTCCATCCGCTTGACACCACGGTGGAGCTGGCCGACGCCCTCGTCGACCTCGCGGCGCTGACCGGTGAGGAGCGATACCGCCGAGCCGCCCGCGACGCTGTCGAGTCCTTCGCGGGCGCGGCCGAGCGGATGGGCGTCGAGGTGGCCGGATACGCGAGCGTGGCCGCCCGGCTCCGGGACCCACAGCGGCTCGTCGTCGGCACCGAAGCGGGGACGGACCTCCACCGGGCCGCGCTCCGCCTGGCCGACCACGAGACGACCGTGGTGCCCGACCCCGACGGCGACGGCGTCGCCCGCCGGTACGAGGACGGGACCGTCACCGCCGAGGGCGAGACGCCCGCCAACCTCGAAACGGCGCTGACCACTACCTAA
- a CDS encoding TrmB family transcriptional regulator produces the protein MASLRDLGLSEYEARAFRSLLDTGPTTAKELSRASDVPMGRIYDVLNGLETYRLVRSQTASRPKKYVAVEPETALDRLLDDKKADLEAKAKQYEDIVSELNGQLEAGNHVEEPFWTAAVGSEETLNLLLERLAAADDRIVVVGAPPAQQLDIVEATERVVDELVAALERGVDVSLLVERDLFDRLPEGANRAYYERLSAYDNYSARYSQRVSTTFELIDDTEVCIEVPHPLGRDETFGVIDLKDPSFTADVSEAFAEHWAEATPVGPP, from the coding sequence ATGGCAAGCCTGCGCGATCTGGGTCTCTCGGAGTACGAGGCCCGCGCGTTCCGGTCGCTGCTCGACACCGGGCCGACGACGGCCAAGGAGCTCTCTCGCGCCAGCGACGTGCCGATGGGGCGTATCTACGACGTGCTCAACGGCCTGGAGACCTACCGGCTGGTGCGCAGCCAGACGGCCAGCCGGCCGAAGAAGTACGTCGCTGTCGAGCCCGAGACGGCGCTGGACCGGCTGCTAGACGACAAGAAGGCGGACCTCGAAGCGAAGGCAAAGCAGTACGAGGACATCGTCTCGGAGCTGAACGGTCAACTGGAGGCCGGCAACCACGTCGAGGAGCCCTTCTGGACCGCCGCCGTCGGGTCCGAGGAGACGCTGAACCTCCTGCTGGAGCGGCTGGCCGCCGCCGACGACCGCATCGTCGTGGTCGGCGCCCCGCCCGCCCAGCAGCTCGACATCGTCGAGGCGACCGAACGTGTCGTCGACGAACTGGTCGCCGCCCTGGAACGGGGCGTCGACGTCTCCCTGCTCGTCGAACGGGACCTCTTCGACCGGCTCCCCGAGGGGGCCAACCGCGCGTACTACGAGCGCCTCTCCGCCTACGACAACTACAGCGCCCGCTACAGCCAGCGCGTCTCGACGACGTTCGAACTCATCGACGACACCGAGGTGTGTATCGAGGTCCCGCACCCGCTCGGGCGGGACGAGACGTTCGGCGTCATCGACCTGAAAGACCCCTCCTTCACCGCCGATGTCAGCGAGGCCTTCGCCGAACACTGGGCCGAGGCGACGCCCGTCGGCCCGCCCTGA
- the mptA gene encoding GTP cyclohydrolase MptA has translation MSQQLPDVQATSPDVTVGLNRVGVTGVEKLVKLGRRDRDPIVLMAEFEVFVDLPSWRKGADMSRNMEVIDETLETAVSEQAYRVEDVCGDAAELLLEKHDYTTKAEVRMEADYVTHESTPASEMATQSTATIIASATATDDGTSEEIGAQVTGMTVCPCSQGMSAARARETLQQMAVEDEVIDEFLEKMPQAGHSQRGHATLTVESDGAPEVDLNELIEVARDSMSARIYNLAKRPDEDHMTFEAHKDAKFVEDCVRALAEGVVERFPDLPDEAVVYMEQSNDESIHQHNAHAERVAKLADLREEVTDEG, from the coding sequence ATGAGTCAGCAACTCCCGGACGTGCAGGCGACGAGTCCGGACGTGACGGTCGGTCTCAACCGCGTCGGTGTCACCGGTGTCGAGAAGCTCGTCAAGCTGGGCCGGCGCGACCGGGACCCGATCGTGCTCATGGCGGAGTTCGAAGTGTTCGTGGACCTCCCCTCCTGGCGGAAGGGGGCGGACATGTCCCGGAACATGGAAGTCATCGACGAGACGCTCGAAACCGCGGTCTCCGAGCAGGCCTACCGTGTCGAGGACGTCTGTGGGGACGCCGCCGAGCTTCTCCTGGAGAAACACGACTACACCACGAAGGCGGAAGTCCGGATGGAAGCCGACTACGTCACACACGAGTCCACGCCGGCCAGCGAGATGGCCACCCAGTCGACGGCGACCATCATCGCCTCGGCGACGGCCACCGACGACGGCACCAGCGAGGAGATCGGCGCACAGGTCACCGGGATGACCGTCTGTCCCTGCTCGCAGGGGATGTCGGCGGCCCGCGCCCGCGAGACGCTCCAGCAGATGGCCGTCGAGGACGAAGTCATCGACGAGTTCCTCGAGAAGATGCCCCAGGCCGGTCACTCCCAGCGGGGCCACGCCACGCTGACCGTCGAGAGCGACGGGGCCCCCGAGGTCGACCTCAACGAGCTCATCGAGGTCGCCCGCGACTCCATGAGCGCCCGCATCTACAACCTCGCGAAACGGCCCGACGAGGACCACATGACCTTCGAGGCCCACAAGGACGCGAAGTTCGTCGAGGACTGTGTTAGGGCGCTGGCCGAGGGCGTCGTCGAGCGGTTCCCGGACCTCCCCGACGAGGCCGTCGTCTACATGGAGCAGTCCAACGACGAGTCCATCCACCAGCACAACGCCCACGCCGAGCGCGTCGCGAAGCTGGCGGACCTGCGCGAAGAAGTGACGGACGAGGGGTAG
- a CDS encoding HalX domain-containing protein, which yields MSPVSRDNVRTRGAQILVVDDDVDVAETYASQLDGEYAVETAYSGPAALEALSPSVDVVLLDRRMPKLSGCEVLDAIRERGLAARVAMVTGEEADFDIIEIPCDDYVQKPVTEKALRGTVARLVRCLTYDERVREYYALTAKRAALVESKSLEELAESEQFGELEADIEAAEAALSELVAGFDPTDFDRAFRDIGRSRPRAETG from the coding sequence GTGTCTCCTGTAAGCCGAGACAATGTCAGAACCCGGGGGGCACAGATACTCGTCGTCGACGACGATGTCGACGTGGCGGAGACGTACGCATCGCAGCTGGACGGTGAGTACGCGGTCGAAACGGCCTACAGCGGACCGGCGGCGCTCGAAGCGCTCTCGCCGTCGGTCGACGTAGTGTTGCTTGACCGGCGGATGCCGAAGCTGTCGGGCTGTGAAGTGCTGGACGCCATCCGCGAACGCGGGCTGGCGGCGCGCGTCGCGATGGTGACCGGGGAGGAGGCCGACTTCGATATCATCGAGATTCCCTGTGACGACTACGTCCAGAAACCGGTCACCGAGAAGGCGCTTCGGGGGACGGTCGCCCGTCTCGTTCGGTGTCTCACCTACGACGAGCGGGTTCGGGAGTACTACGCGCTGACGGCCAAACGGGCCGCCCTCGTCGAGAGCAAGTCCCTCGAAGAGCTGGCCGAGAGCGAGCAGTTCGGCGAGCTCGAAGCCGACATCGAGGCGGCGGAAGCGGCGCTGTCGGAGCTGGTGGCCGGCTTCGACCCGACGGACTTCGACCGGGCGTTCCGGGACATCGGGCGGTCCCGACCGCGAGCGGAGACGGGGTGA
- the ahbB gene encoding siroheme decarboxylase subunit beta, giving the protein MSLRAGDWRERIDDIDAALIDGFQSGFPIRERPFDAVGERLGIPADEALDRVESLRDDGIFRRFGAVLNPPVIGSSTLAAVSVPEARFDEVAAVVNDYRQVNHNYARDHEWNMWFVVTAGSREKRDEILADIEARTGCSVLVLPMLTDYYIDLEFPVVNSDRFARETRPEGDSPDERARDPQARMEGTDASATRISEDAAADFSPLDRRLLLEIQDGFPLSATPYRDIAAAVGADVDDVLAAIEGLLDDGCVKRIGCVVNHITTGFDNNCMVVWDVPDDRLDELGERVGTLPYVTLCYHRPRRPEQDWPYNLFTMIHGRDADAVDEKIDELSTAYLPVDHDRLYSTATLKQTGARYDDIVGE; this is encoded by the coding sequence ATGAGTCTCCGGGCGGGTGACTGGCGGGAGCGTATCGACGACATCGACGCCGCACTCATCGACGGGTTCCAGAGCGGGTTTCCGATTCGTGAACGCCCCTTCGACGCCGTCGGCGAGCGGCTCGGTATACCGGCCGACGAGGCCCTCGACCGCGTCGAGTCGCTCCGGGACGACGGTATCTTCCGGCGCTTCGGTGCCGTGTTGAACCCGCCGGTCATCGGTTCCTCGACGCTGGCCGCGGTGTCGGTCCCCGAGGCCCGCTTCGACGAGGTCGCCGCCGTCGTCAACGACTACCGGCAGGTCAACCACAACTACGCCCGCGACCACGAGTGGAACATGTGGTTCGTCGTCACCGCCGGCTCCCGCGAGAAGCGCGACGAGATTCTCGCCGACATCGAGGCCCGGACCGGCTGTTCGGTGCTCGTGCTCCCGATGCTGACCGACTACTACATCGACCTTGAGTTCCCCGTCGTCAACAGCGACAGGTTCGCCCGGGAGACACGCCCGGAGGGCGATTCGCCGGACGAGCGAGCGAGGGACCCCCAGGCCCGGATGGAGGGCACCGACGCCAGCGCCACCCGCATCAGCGAGGACGCCGCGGCCGACTTCTCCCCGCTCGACCGCCGGCTCCTGCTCGAGATACAGGACGGGTTCCCGCTCTCGGCGACGCCCTACCGGGACATCGCGGCCGCCGTCGGCGCCGACGTAGACGACGTACTCGCGGCCATCGAGGGGCTTCTGGACGACGGCTGTGTCAAGCGAATCGGCTGCGTGGTCAACCACATCACCACCGGGTTCGACAACAACTGCATGGTCGTCTGGGACGTCCCCGACGACCGGCTCGACGAGCTCGGCGAACGCGTCGGGACCTTGCCCTACGTCACGCTGTGTTATCACCGGCCGCGCCGCCCTGAACAGGACTGGCCCTACAACCTCTTTACCATGATTCACGGCCGGGACGCCGACGCCGTCGACGAGAAGATAGACGAGCTCTCGACGGCGTATCTGCCCGTCGACCACGACCGGCTCTACTCCACGGCCACGCTCAAACAGACGGGCGCCCGCTACGACGATATCGTGGGGGAGTGA